A region of the Dermatophagoides farinae isolate YC_2012a chromosome 7, ASM2471394v1, whole genome shotgun sequence genome:
GGCCATCATCGGTCAGAATGGcaacgaaattttttcccgAATCTATTTGTGCaattttcatatcatcaagGCATGATATCCGTTGTGGTTGATTTGGATCatgtttgaatgataaatacGAACAAATTCGTTCACCATAAGCATATGTAGCCAAATTGGTGGCGATaagaaaattgtcattttcttCGAACAATGTGACCAAtgcaattattgatttttcaacaaattttttatcaattgattggaaaaatgaattttgaaataattcaatttcaataatgttATCCGGTGATATTGTCGTCATATTTGGATTGGCGAAagcagacacacacacacacacatgcacaaatAGATAATATTCCAGGAttagtgaaaaataaatctgatatgctgcaaaaaaaaaaaaaaaaaaaaaaaaacagaaacaccCAAGCATTTGATTTACTATTAGATAATCGCCTTGTAAATTATCGGCATTTATTTTAACACTAAAACAATGTAATAACAATCAATTTGGGGTGGTaaataaagagaaaagaaaaattttttgaaatcaaatatcCAATTTGGATCTGCTTCTTGCTAGTTAATTATTGATAACGATAACGATAATGTATGCAATGACGGAACAGACGCTTTGGCCacaaatatattgattgattaccaatggataaaatttgaaattctaattatggtaaaaataaaaaaaaaaattaattatacaATGATATTATTGGATCCCGTGATTAGTAATACATACcgaatcattattcaataaagaattgttgatcaaagaacaaatcaagaaattttaaagaatttGCATTGTTTCGCCGAAGATTGTCGGAGGTTTTGGGCAACATTTTTTCGATGCAAAGATGAGCAAGTTTGCCgtacaattttttaattcgatgtttttaattaatggatgatatttgtttattgtatTCTCATTTAGATCATCACTTATGAATGTTTGACattgtttgataaatttttcatcgcCATGAGAATAGACCAGAGAAATTAATTCGGTtatgttttgatgattaaaacgAATTTCACCCATATGTAACATACGTAGATATTCATAGTATGCATCATAGTTATAATCACAGATCGTTACctctttcttttctttccaaTCACCCGAAAacttatcatcataaaatttgGATACAGATTTCAAATAACATTTGGACACTTTTATGCGTTTCTCCTCGATAATGAATTCCACATCATAATTGTCTGGATTATCGAATAATttacaatttgattgaatggtTGATGTATGATTAGATTCACATAGATTGACGGATGTTAGACTAAATGTGGTTTGTGATTCCAATAACAGAGCTGATGCAGaagcaaatgatgaatgttgatcATACAATTTTCTAGGTGATGACCATTTGCCATTCTCGCTTTCTCCCCATgcataataatttaatcCATCATGTGCCAATGACAAGTTTTGGTCTTTTGAACATGCGATTTGTTGCACATTTTCAAACGGTAGTTTGGTCAAAGTTGATTGTCCAATATCATAACCAAGACCAAGTTCACCATTTTCGTTGGAACCACATCCCCAAAGTTgaccattttcaaataaaaataaagaatgatAGTTGCCAGCTACAATATCTTTGATTCGGGTTGAATCAGCATTATGAAATGGAACAAGACATGGTGTGTTAcggtttttttcatcaccaagACCTAATTGACCAAAAACATTATAGCCCCAGGAATAAATTTCACTGGAATTGGTCACAACAATACAATGAAATTGACCGCAAGCAATAAGtttaacattttcaataccaatattgatcatacattcacatgatgatttaataCAAGTTATTTGATCACAACCAGTAGCGAAAACATGATCATCTTGTCGCAAcattaataaatgataaCTTCCACAAGCAATCATCTTGAAACGGTCCTTATCAGTGTTGATTAGTCGTAATGTTTTACTCGTTTTCCATTTAGTTTCAACATGGCCGGCGAGAAATACTTGTCCTTCATCAGTTAGAATGGCAACAAAATCAGAGCCAGAATCTacttgaacaatttttatatCATTCAAAAGTGATATCCATTGTGGTTTGgtcaatttattttccaaCGATAACCATGAACATATTACCTCACCATATGCATATGTAGCttttttggtcatcaataaaaattgtttttcgtCTTCATAAATAAAGCTGAAAATctgaataattgattgaagaaatttttgatcaatgtaTTTGAGATCATCTTTGAATAACtcaatatcaatattatcaGTTGATGAGTTTgccattattgatgatcgaaAACACTCGAATTATAGAGACACAATATTGACAAAAATACGATAAAGTTGCGATAGAAAGAGAATAGCAAATGACTTAAAAAGCAAAAATAGCCAACCACATTgaattgaaccaaaaaaaaaaaaaaaaaaagattactAATGTTCTATGAAAAGAAACATTcacaaacgaaaaacatgCCACAGATGAGTTTTTCTCAATTTATATACATGTATAATAATTGTATTTGTGAATAATCccaaatgattttattttgaacacagatattttttaaataaacgATCGTTGTTGCTTTAACaactaaataaatatatatgcgcaataaaaaatatgaaaagccataacacacaacacaaatatgaacgtttttttttgaaaataaaagtgAAAAGATCAGATTTAggcaatcaaaaatcattttttttatttgtttgcgattgatttattattggttcatcaagaataaagtaaaaaaagtaaattttcttttttagttttatggaatgaaaaaaacaatgaattattttgaatgagTAGTTGAATGATTGTACCAATTGAGAAATTcaatagaattttcattgtttttccgAATATTGTCGGTAACTTTCGGTAACACTTGTTCGATAGCAATTTGGCTTAGTTTATCGTACAATTCCTTCATTTCGTATTTGATAATTAATGGAAGATATGTGGTCATAGTTTGTTCATCCAAATCATTCCATATGAATGTTTTACaatgtttcatcaattttatatcACCATAACAGTTGGCCAGATCAACAAGCTCGGTtatgttttgatgattaatatgGATTTCACTAGTATGTAACATAAGCAAGTAGGCATA
Encoded here:
- the LOC124496467 gene encoding RCC1 and BTB domain-containing protein 2, which translates into the protein MANSSTDNIDIELFKDDLKYIDQKFLQSIIQIFSFIYEDEKQFLLMTKKATYAYGEVICSWLSLENKLTKPQWISLLNDIKIVQVDSGSDFVAILTDEGQVFLAGHVETKWKTSKTLRLINTDKDRFKMIACGSYHLLMLRQDDHVFATGCDQITCIKSSCECLGDEKNRNTPCLVPFHNADSTRIKDIVAGNYHSLFLFENGQLWGCGSNENGELGLGYDIGQSTLTKLPFENVQQIACSKDQNLSLAHDGLNYYAWGESENGKWSSPRKLYDQHSSFASASALLLESQTTFSLTSVNLCESNHTSTIQSNCKLFDNPDNYDVEFIIEEKRIKVSKCYLKSVSKFYDDKFSGDWKEKKEVTICDYNYDAYYEYLRMLHMGEIRFNHQNITELISLVYSHGDEKFIKQCQTFISDDLNENTINKYHPLIKNIELKNCTANLLIFASKKCCPKPPTIFGETMQIL